tgagcaggagcggccggagctggggctgttgcgcggctgggaaaggagatgagcaggagatgctcaggctacaggatagtacggctccgatatcagttgttagtcgctgaattcttactcttggtaatagcagaattcttactctcatcgagagaggatgacactaggagttggggcaattttctggtttaattctcacacaaatgccatgccaacctgaggggttggagatacatatttataggttgctagccagccaagcatatgtcaagatgctagtcctagatgctaagatgctgtcctagatgctaagatgctgtcctagccaatcaaggatgctgtccttgatgtgcagcaagaccaccatgctgccacaaggaccatatgctgcagccccacaaagaccagccaatacagagacttatccatcagctGACACAATGTGTATGCTTACATTAATCAAATCTTAATATATTAATATTGATAGAAGTGGGTAATGTATAAATATCTACATGCTCTATGGTTATTTAAACAATTTTTAATAGAAGATATTGATTATCTTTTAGATGTATATTTGAGAGGATATTTAATTTTCTCAGTAATGAGATGAAAATTGGGTTACATAAATTATTTATTGTTATAGGAGTACTTGGGTAATTATAAGCAAATTTAGGTCTACGATCGGCGccaaccggccaactccgcgttggtcgccgctGATCGCGCGGGCAAGCAACCCCAGCAGGGCTTGcttgaccacttcgacaagctcatggagagcccgtgcaccaaccacgcctaccccgtcaagcacctctacaaggactgcgaactCCTCAATCGCTTTCTACGACAGGCcagtgggccaaaagaaggaaagggcaaggagacagcggccaagaaaggaggcgcggcgggcaaggatggggacgacTTCCCCgatcctgaggaatgcatcatgatctttggggggttcgatgccatctactccaagtgccagcacaaggtgcacaaacggtcgagagagggactggtcccaggtctctgatggaagggtcgaaaggatgccaagagcctggTGGCGGCTtggctgtgtgtgatgtgtgttgtcgAATCGTGTCGATCAAGCTCTCTGTGAGTTGATCCCCCCTTCTagcggggtgccctgccctcccttttatagaccaaggggagcaggggttacatgtcggagaaaggagaaaaaaccagaggccCAGGAACCCCTCCGAAGGCGCTGGGTCCTCTTTTTCCCCTGGGTTAGCCTTGCTGACACGGCCGGGTGGTGTCAAGGATTGGCACGTTCGCCGGGCGCCTGTGTGCTGACGACGCCACGCCTTTacttgatcagcaagtggtcacgtcccgtcCCGCCCCCGCGGGCAGCGTGTCAGACAGGAGTGTTGATCTGCAGCTCTGTGGGGAGCGGACGGTGCGGCGACTGCACGTCCGTCACCGTAGGGGACACGAGTCCCTttttggaccgtagtggttgtcgtatgtctgtgTCAGGTTCCGCgtccgagggctgaaggcggcgcctacaatactgtagggcgaaagtcggcgcctacaacactattcggattctgccatgcctggaagggtctaaagcgcccgtcccgtcgccccctgacggtactttcctgcagcggcgcagggcatggtccctgatgccgcggttgacccgaacgtcttgtctcaccCTGTGcctgtcatcatgaaggagcagggtgtagtTGTCAGGCGAGGCGGTGTTCGGCCCTCGGGGCCCGTCCTCGAACGTCGGGCGGGGCGATGTTCAGCcctccatcgggcgaggcggggtctggccctcaggggtcgggcgaggcggagtctggccctcgggggtcgggcgaggcggaaccaatcttccgtcgttcgggtaAGAAGCGTCGTCGCGTTCTTGTCTGATCGGAAGTGTcagcgttcgatggttattagttccacttcattgggtaccctggtattaggtccccgacacatgTGTTTGTGATAGAATTGTTGATAAATTTACAGGCAAAACCCCCCGCAATAATTGTAGCTACTGTGGCAAGCTTGTGCCAAATGGTCGAGAGGCGCACATTCAGCCTTCAATCCATGAGAGTGTTAGTTATCGATGAGGTGAGCTCATCGCTCCACTTTCTTAAGTCTTGAATCTAATTACTGCCAGAGTTTGCTCCGCCCACTGATGCTCTGTAATTATACTTGCCAAGTGGGCTAACCTTGTTGTTTCCATAGGTtgattttatttttgggtcatcaaAGCAAGTCAGCGCTCTTCGCAAAATGTTAACCTCTTATTCAGCAGCTTTGAGTCGTCAAACCATATTTGCAAGCGCATCGATCCCTCAGCACAATCGCTTTCTGCACGACTGTGTACAACATAAATGGACCAAGGTTGTACTAACTTCTACTGAACCAATTGCTGTTTGCTTTTGTACTTCAAAGAAGGCTAATGTCTTTTTCCCTTTATCATGGTATAGAGTGATGTGGTTCATGTTCATGTCCACCCTGTACAGCCCATGCCTTCGCACCTGTGTCACAAATATGTGGCGAGCATATCAAATTCTCTGTATAATGATTGATGACCTTGTATCTAGTTTCTCTTTTACCTCACTCATACAAGGACGTTCCAATTTTCTCCCacccgcctgtgaccggaaggtcccgggttgagtcgcagtctcctcgcattgcacaggcgagggtaatgcttgccactaacacccttccccagaccccgcacggagcgggagctctctgcactgggtacgcccttttctTTCAACCATAGGCACTTACCCACAACCATGCTCACCCACAGGCTCATTGTTGTAAATTATACTAATGTTCTTCTTGACAATTAATTTTGGGATGCATGGCACTTACTCAACATC
Above is a genomic segment from Miscanthus floridulus cultivar M001 chromosome 3, ASM1932011v1, whole genome shotgun sequence containing:
- the LOC136541438 gene encoding DEAD-box ATP-dependent RNA helicase 58, chloroplastic-like isoform X3, giving the protein MVPDAAVDPNVLSHPVPVIMKEQGVVVRRGGVRPSGPVLERRAGRCSALHRARRGLALRGRARRSLALGGRARRNQSSVVRAKPPAIIVATVASLCQMVERRTFSLQSMRVLVIDEVDFIFGSSKQVSALRKMLTSYSAALSRQTIFASASIPQHNRFLHDCVQHKWTKSDVVHVHVHPVQPMPSHLCHKYVICTKKERLHVLLSLLERDAPKSGFIFVAEQSERSKKAGNPPSTTVVAEFLRNAYKGSLDVLLLEEDMNFNARAASFSEVKGRGFLLVSTDIASRGFDLPQTCHIYSFDLPKTATDYLRRAGRTGREPFSRLECGVATLITEEEHFVLQRFQNELKFHCEELPLESMFTFS